A single region of the Stigmatopora argus isolate UIUO_Sarg chromosome 6, RoL_Sarg_1.0, whole genome shotgun sequence genome encodes:
- the phactr3b gene encoding phosphatase and actin regulator 3b isoform X3, with amino-acid sequence MMDQQRVLQSGCLVSGVRTPPVRRNSKLANLGRIFKPWKWRKKKNEKLKPSTVVDKKVAVRQKRDDLKENAERMETDSDLACGGNSEDTDTLNHSEGVEKDDHAIVSQACTTEDTCNDLDALAGMTVKDIIEDCKSAIQSDHCPSEDGNHCDGHLRMEASDCKKEVPHHRRRASTPPGPNLQVKVLTRLGSLDGPPPVRVKKSPATLPRNFTLPKDPHGSLLRGRMSTPTGSPHLGPLHSQLPTSCIIEELHRALATKHRQDSFQMKEVRASPKRRLDGRLSRTSSTEREPTDEPETKKQSDENKENRRLDEYLSDPDSWNESVISGTLPRRMRKELLAVKLRNRPSKQELEDRNIFPVRSDQERQAIRQQIEMKLAKRLSQRPAVEELESRNILKQRNDQTEQEERREIKQRLNRKLNQRPTVDELRDRKILIRFSDYVEVAKAQDYDRRADKPWTRLSAADKAAIRKELNEFKSTEMEVHSSSKHLTRFHRP; translated from the exons ATGATGGACCAACAAAGAGTGCTGCAATCTGGCTGCCTGGTGTCAGGGGTTCGTACACCCCCTGTAAGACGCAACAGTAAGCTGGCCAACCTGGGTCGGATCTTCAAGCCATGGAaatggaggaaaaagaaaaatgagaagTTAAAGCCCTCGACGG TGGTGGATAAAAAGGTCGCTGTGCGACAGAAGCGAGATGACCTCAAAGAGAACGCCGAAAGGATGGAGACAG ATTCAGACCTTGCTTGTGGAGGTAACAGTGAAGATACAGACACTCTAAATCACTCAGAAGGAGTTGAAAAAGATGACCACGCAATAGTGTCACAGGCTTGTACCACTGAGGACACATGCAATGATCTGGATGCTTTAGCAGGCATGACAG TGAAAGATATAATTGAGGATTGCAAGTCAGCAATCCAGTCAGACCACTGTCCAAGTGAAGATGGAAACCACTGTGATGGGCATTTGAGAATGGAGGCATCTGACTGCAAAAAGGAAGTTCCTCATCATCGCAGACGTGCCAGCACACCTCCAGGACCCAACTTGCAAGTCAAAGTGCTCACCAGACTGGGCAGTCTAGATG GTCCACCGCCAGTGCGGGTGAAAAAATCTCCAGCTACCTTACCCAGGAATTTCACACTTCCTAAAGATCCACATGGTTCCCTCTTAAGAGGCCGGATGTCCACACCAACTGGTTCCCCGCATCTTGGCCCACTCCATTCTCAACTTCCCACTAGCTGCATAATCGAGGAACTGCACCGTGCGCTGGCAACCAAACATAGACAGGACAG CTTCCAAATGAAGGAAGTGCGTGCATCTCCGAAACGAAGATTAGATGGTCGCCTATCCCGCACTTCTAGCACGGAGAGGGAGCCCACCGATGAGCCGGAGACCAAGAAGCAGTCAGATGAAAACAAGGAAAATCGTCGTTTGGACGAGTACTTGAGTGATCCGGACAGCTGGAATGAGTCTGTGATCTCTG ggACGCTCCCACGCAGGATGAGGAAGGAGCTTTTGGCCGTGAAGCTCCGAAACCGACCCAGCAAGCAAGAGCTGGAGGATCGCAACATCTTCCCAGTCCGCAGTGACCAGGAGCGCCAGGCGATTCGGCAACAGATCGAGATGAAGTTAGCCAA GAGGCTCAGCCAACGGCCTGCAGTGGAGGAGCTGGAAAGTCGGAACATCTTAAAGC AAAGAAACGACCAGACTGAACAAGAGGAGAGGCGAGAAATAAAGCAACGCCTAAACAGAAAG CTCAACCAGCGACCGACTGTGGATGAGCTGCGGGACAGAAAAATTCTCATTCGTTTCAGTGACTATGTGGAAGTGGCCAAAGCTCAGGACTATGACAGGCGGGCAGACAAGCCCTGGACCAGACTGTCAGCTGCTGACAAG GCGGCAATCCGTAAAGAGCTGAACGAGTTCAAGAGTACGGAGATGGAGGTCCATTCTTCAAGTAAACACCTGACAAG GTTCCACCGGCCTTAG
- the phactr3b gene encoding phosphatase and actin regulator 3b isoform X2, producing MASSDCPGDDCVLQRGRSQSDPSSTTEVRLGEAHQADMMDQQRVLQSGCLVSGVRTPPVRRNSKLANLGRIFKPWKWRKKKNEKLKPSTVVDKKVAVRQKRDDLKENAERMETDLACGGNSEDTDTLNHSEGVEKDDHAIVSQACTTEDTCNDLDALAGMTVKDIIEDCKSAIQSDHCPSEDGNHCDGHLRMEASDCKKEVPHHRRRASTPPGPNLQVKVLTRLGSLDGPPPVRVKKSPATLPRNFTLPKDPHGSLLRGRMSTPTGSPHLGPLHSQLPTSCIIEELHRALATKHRQDSFQMKEVRASPKRRLDGRLSRTSSTEREPTDEPETKKQSDENKENRRLDEYLSDPDSWNESVISGTLPRRMRKELLAVKLRNRPSKQELEDRNIFPVRSDQERQAIRQQIEMKLAKRLSQRPAVEELESRNILKQRNDQTEQEERREIKQRLNRKLNQRPTVDELRDRKILIRFSDYVEVAKAQDYDRRADKPWTRLSAADKAAIRKELNEFKSTEMEVHSSSKHLTRFHRP from the exons ACATGATGGACCAACAAAGAGTGCTGCAATCTGGCTGCCTGGTGTCAGGGGTTCGTACACCCCCTGTAAGACGCAACAGTAAGCTGGCCAACCTGGGTCGGATCTTCAAGCCATGGAaatggaggaaaaagaaaaatgagaagTTAAAGCCCTCGACGG TGGTGGATAAAAAGGTCGCTGTGCGACAGAAGCGAGATGACCTCAAAGAGAACGCCGAAAGGATGGAGACAG ACCTTGCTTGTGGAGGTAACAGTGAAGATACAGACACTCTAAATCACTCAGAAGGAGTTGAAAAAGATGACCACGCAATAGTGTCACAGGCTTGTACCACTGAGGACACATGCAATGATCTGGATGCTTTAGCAGGCATGACAG TGAAAGATATAATTGAGGATTGCAAGTCAGCAATCCAGTCAGACCACTGTCCAAGTGAAGATGGAAACCACTGTGATGGGCATTTGAGAATGGAGGCATCTGACTGCAAAAAGGAAGTTCCTCATCATCGCAGACGTGCCAGCACACCTCCAGGACCCAACTTGCAAGTCAAAGTGCTCACCAGACTGGGCAGTCTAGATG GTCCACCGCCAGTGCGGGTGAAAAAATCTCCAGCTACCTTACCCAGGAATTTCACACTTCCTAAAGATCCACATGGTTCCCTCTTAAGAGGCCGGATGTCCACACCAACTGGTTCCCCGCATCTTGGCCCACTCCATTCTCAACTTCCCACTAGCTGCATAATCGAGGAACTGCACCGTGCGCTGGCAACCAAACATAGACAGGACAG CTTCCAAATGAAGGAAGTGCGTGCATCTCCGAAACGAAGATTAGATGGTCGCCTATCCCGCACTTCTAGCACGGAGAGGGAGCCCACCGATGAGCCGGAGACCAAGAAGCAGTCAGATGAAAACAAGGAAAATCGTCGTTTGGACGAGTACTTGAGTGATCCGGACAGCTGGAATGAGTCTGTGATCTCTG ggACGCTCCCACGCAGGATGAGGAAGGAGCTTTTGGCCGTGAAGCTCCGAAACCGACCCAGCAAGCAAGAGCTGGAGGATCGCAACATCTTCCCAGTCCGCAGTGACCAGGAGCGCCAGGCGATTCGGCAACAGATCGAGATGAAGTTAGCCAA GAGGCTCAGCCAACGGCCTGCAGTGGAGGAGCTGGAAAGTCGGAACATCTTAAAGC AAAGAAACGACCAGACTGAACAAGAGGAGAGGCGAGAAATAAAGCAACGCCTAAACAGAAAG CTCAACCAGCGACCGACTGTGGATGAGCTGCGGGACAGAAAAATTCTCATTCGTTTCAGTGACTATGTGGAAGTGGCCAAAGCTCAGGACTATGACAGGCGGGCAGACAAGCCCTGGACCAGACTGTCAGCTGCTGACAAG GCGGCAATCCGTAAAGAGCTGAACGAGTTCAAGAGTACGGAGATGGAGGTCCATTCTTCAAGTAAACACCTGACAAG GTTCCACCGGCCTTAG
- the phactr3b gene encoding phosphatase and actin regulator 3b isoform X1, translated as MASSDCPGDDCVLQRGRSQSDPSSTTEVRLGEAHQADMMDQQRVLQSGCLVSGVRTPPVRRNSKLANLGRIFKPWKWRKKKNEKLKPSTVVDKKVAVRQKRDDLKENAERMETDSDLACGGNSEDTDTLNHSEGVEKDDHAIVSQACTTEDTCNDLDALAGMTVKDIIEDCKSAIQSDHCPSEDGNHCDGHLRMEASDCKKEVPHHRRRASTPPGPNLQVKVLTRLGSLDGPPPVRVKKSPATLPRNFTLPKDPHGSLLRGRMSTPTGSPHLGPLHSQLPTSCIIEELHRALATKHRQDSFQMKEVRASPKRRLDGRLSRTSSTEREPTDEPETKKQSDENKENRRLDEYLSDPDSWNESVISGTLPRRMRKELLAVKLRNRPSKQELEDRNIFPVRSDQERQAIRQQIEMKLAKRLSQRPAVEELESRNILKQRNDQTEQEERREIKQRLNRKLNQRPTVDELRDRKILIRFSDYVEVAKAQDYDRRADKPWTRLSAADKAAIRKELNEFKSTEMEVHSSSKHLTRFHRP; from the exons ACATGATGGACCAACAAAGAGTGCTGCAATCTGGCTGCCTGGTGTCAGGGGTTCGTACACCCCCTGTAAGACGCAACAGTAAGCTGGCCAACCTGGGTCGGATCTTCAAGCCATGGAaatggaggaaaaagaaaaatgagaagTTAAAGCCCTCGACGG TGGTGGATAAAAAGGTCGCTGTGCGACAGAAGCGAGATGACCTCAAAGAGAACGCCGAAAGGATGGAGACAG ATTCAGACCTTGCTTGTGGAGGTAACAGTGAAGATACAGACACTCTAAATCACTCAGAAGGAGTTGAAAAAGATGACCACGCAATAGTGTCACAGGCTTGTACCACTGAGGACACATGCAATGATCTGGATGCTTTAGCAGGCATGACAG TGAAAGATATAATTGAGGATTGCAAGTCAGCAATCCAGTCAGACCACTGTCCAAGTGAAGATGGAAACCACTGTGATGGGCATTTGAGAATGGAGGCATCTGACTGCAAAAAGGAAGTTCCTCATCATCGCAGACGTGCCAGCACACCTCCAGGACCCAACTTGCAAGTCAAAGTGCTCACCAGACTGGGCAGTCTAGATG GTCCACCGCCAGTGCGGGTGAAAAAATCTCCAGCTACCTTACCCAGGAATTTCACACTTCCTAAAGATCCACATGGTTCCCTCTTAAGAGGCCGGATGTCCACACCAACTGGTTCCCCGCATCTTGGCCCACTCCATTCTCAACTTCCCACTAGCTGCATAATCGAGGAACTGCACCGTGCGCTGGCAACCAAACATAGACAGGACAG CTTCCAAATGAAGGAAGTGCGTGCATCTCCGAAACGAAGATTAGATGGTCGCCTATCCCGCACTTCTAGCACGGAGAGGGAGCCCACCGATGAGCCGGAGACCAAGAAGCAGTCAGATGAAAACAAGGAAAATCGTCGTTTGGACGAGTACTTGAGTGATCCGGACAGCTGGAATGAGTCTGTGATCTCTG ggACGCTCCCACGCAGGATGAGGAAGGAGCTTTTGGCCGTGAAGCTCCGAAACCGACCCAGCAAGCAAGAGCTGGAGGATCGCAACATCTTCCCAGTCCGCAGTGACCAGGAGCGCCAGGCGATTCGGCAACAGATCGAGATGAAGTTAGCCAA GAGGCTCAGCCAACGGCCTGCAGTGGAGGAGCTGGAAAGTCGGAACATCTTAAAGC AAAGAAACGACCAGACTGAACAAGAGGAGAGGCGAGAAATAAAGCAACGCCTAAACAGAAAG CTCAACCAGCGACCGACTGTGGATGAGCTGCGGGACAGAAAAATTCTCATTCGTTTCAGTGACTATGTGGAAGTGGCCAAAGCTCAGGACTATGACAGGCGGGCAGACAAGCCCTGGACCAGACTGTCAGCTGCTGACAAG GCGGCAATCCGTAAAGAGCTGAACGAGTTCAAGAGTACGGAGATGGAGGTCCATTCTTCAAGTAAACACCTGACAAG GTTCCACCGGCCTTAG